A section of the Brachyhypopomus gauderio isolate BG-103 chromosome 13, BGAUD_0.2, whole genome shotgun sequence genome encodes:
- the c16h2orf66 gene encoding uncharacterized protein C2orf66 homolog, whose protein sequence is MLAMLVLVALVGISESDPSNTEEWKSLNNPKSRILFFQILQSYLDDRDSQAQGLGQRYTVSGLGRKTSMKQDKNSQITSAAFDKYSNLLHNFIDVYDI, encoded by the exons AT GCTGGCTATGCTGGTTCTGGTGGCTTTGGTGGGGATCTCTGAATCAGACCCCTCAAACACAGAAGAGTGGAAATCTCTCAACAATCCAAAAAGCAGAATCCTG TTTTTTCAGATTCTGCAGTCATATCTTGATGACAGAGATAGTCAAGCTCAAGGTCTGGGACAGAGATACACGGTCTCTGGTCTGGGCAGAAAGACTAGTATGAAGCAAGACAAGAACAGCCAAATTACGAGTGCCGCCTTTGACAAATACAGCAACTTGCTTCATAACTTCATTGATGTTTATGACATTTAA
- the ankrd28b gene encoding serine/threonine-protein phosphatase 6 regulatory ankyrin repeat subunit A yields the protein MVVLKIRDQPPLLKAIFNVDPDEVRSLIFKKEDVNVQDNEKRTPLHAAAYLGDAEIIELLVLSGARVNAKDNKWLTPLHRAVASCSEEAVQVLLKHSADVNARDKNWQTPLHVAAANKAVRCAEALAPLLSNVNVSDRAGRTALHHAAFSGHLEMVRLLLSRGANINAFDKKDRRAIHWAAYMGHLDVVKLLVSHGAEVTCKDKKAYTPLHAAASSGMISVVKYLLDLGVDINEPNAYGNTPLHVACYNGQDVVVNELIECGANVNQTNEKGFTALHFTAASRHGALCLELLVGNGADVNIKSKDGKTPLHMTAIHGRFSRSQAIIQNGAEIDCEDKNGNTPLHIAARYGHELLISTLITSGADTSRRGIHGMFPLHLAALSGFSDCCRKLLSSGFAIDTPDDFGRTCLHAAAAGGNLDCLNLLLNTGADFNKKDSFGRAPLHYAAANCNYQCLFALVGSGASVNDLDKRGCSPLHYAAASDSDGKCLEYLLRNDANPGIRDTQGYNAVHYASAYGHRLCLELIASETPLDVLMETSGTDILNDSDVRAPVSPLHLAAYHGHHQALEVLVQSLLDLDVRTEQGHTPLDLAAFKGHVECVDVLINQGASILVKDFALKRTPIHAAATNGHSDCLRLLIGNADLQSAVDIQDGTGQTPLMLAVLSGHTDCVYSLLNKGANVEAKDKWGRTALHRGAVTGHEECVEALLQHSASFMVRDCKGRSPVHLAAACGHVGVLGGLLHAAQSVEGTPVITDHQGYTPLHWACYNGHDTCVEVLLEQEVFHQAEGNPFSPLHCAVINDNEGAAEMLIDTLGPVIVNATDSKNRTPLHAAAFTDHAECLQLLLGQNAQVNSVDASGKTPLMMAAENGQTNAVELLVSSAKADLTLQDSSRNTALHLACSKGHETSALLILEKITDRNLINSTNAALQTPLHVAARNGLTVVVQELLAKGASVLAVDENGYTPALACAPNKDVADCLALILATMMPVSAGSGPTPALTFSAINHYTGPAKSVMLDSLPVLHSEHGSYCSFNSIGRHDGFYKDEELNDSDSETY from the exons CCTCCCCTGCTGAAAGCTATTTTCAACGTGGACCCTGACGAAGTCCGCTCCCTTATATTCAAGAAGGAAGACGTGAACGTGCAG GATAATGAGAAGAGGACCCCCCTGCATGCCGCTGCATACTTAGGAGATGCTGAAATCATAGAGCTCCTCGTTTTATCAG GGGCACGAGTAAATGCCAAAGACAATAAATGGTTGACTCCTCTTCACCGGGCAGTGGCCTCCTGCAGTGAG GAGGCGGTGCAGGTGCTGCTGAAGCACTCGGCCGACGTGAACGCGCGCGACAAGAACTGGCAGACGCCGCTGCACGTGGCCGCGGCCAACAAGGCGGTGCGGTGCGCCGAGGCCCTGGCGCCCCTGCTCAGCAACGTCAACGTGTCGGACCGGGCCGGACGCACCGCCCTGCACCACGCCGCCTTCAGCGGGCACCTGGAG ATGGTGAGGCTGCTTCTGTCCCGAGGAGCCAACATTAATGCGTTCGATAAGAAGGACCGCAGGGCTATACACTGGGCCGCGTACATGG GTCACCTGGATGTGGTGAAGTTGCTGGTGTCCCATGGAGCGGAGGTGACGTGTAAAGACAAGAAGGCCTACACGCCTCTCCACGCCGCTGCCTCTAGTGGGATGATCAGCGTGGTCAAGTACCTGCTGGATCTGGGAGTAGAC ATAAACGAGCCCAACGCGTACGGCAACACCCCGCTGCACGTGGCCTGCTACAACGGCCAGGACGTGGTGGTGAACGAGCTGATCGAGTGCGGGGCCAACGTAAACCAGACCAACGAGAAGGGCTTCACCGCCCTACACTTCACCGCCGCCTCCCGCCACGGGGCGCTCTGCCTCGAGCTGCTCGTGGGCAACGGGGCAGATGTCAACATCAAG aGCAAAGATGGGAAGACTCCTCTGCACATGACTGCGATTCATGGAAGGTTCTCGCGATCTCAGGCGATCATTCAGAACG gtgCGGAGATAGACTGTGAGGACAAGAACGGCAACACGCCGCTGCACATCGCCGCACGCTACGGACACGAACTCCTCATCAGCACACTCATTACCAGCGGGGCCGATACCTCCAG GCGGGGCATCCACGGTATGTTCCCCCTTCACTTGGCCGCTCTGAGTGGTTTCTCCGACTGCTGCCGCAAGTTGCTGTCCTCCG gctTCGCCATCGACACTCCCGATGACTTTGGGAGGACGTGTTTACACGCTGCAGCTGcaggggg AAACCTAGATTGTCTGAATCTGCTCCTCAACACGGGGGCAGATTTCAACAAGAAGGACAGTTTTGGGAG GGCGCCTTTGCACTATGCGGCTGCCAACTGTAACTATCAGTGCCTATTTGCCTTGGTGGGTTCAGGAGCCAGCGTCAACGACCTGGACAAGAGGGgctgctctcctctccactACGCCGCCGCCTCCGACTCGGACGGGAA GTGCCTGGAGTATTTGCTGAGGAACGACGCTAACCCAGGGATACGGGACACTCAGGGCTACAACGCGGTGCATTACGCCTCTGCGTACGGACACCGCCTCTGTCTGGAGCTG ATTGCGAGTGAAACCCCTTTAGATGTG CTAATGGAGACCTCAGGGACCGACATCCTGAACGACTCTGATGTGCGAGCTCCTGTCAGCCCTCTCCACCTCGCT GCGTATCACGGGCACCACCAGGCTCTTGAGGTTCTGGTTCAGTCCCTGCTGGACCTGGACGTGAGGACAGAGCAGGGACACACTCCGCTCGACCTGGCCGCCTTCAAGGGCCACGTGGAGTGTGTGGACGTGCTCATCAACCAGGGAGCCTCCATCCTGGTCAAGGACTTCGCCCTCAAACGCACCCCCATCCACGCAGCAG CCACGAACGGACACTCGGACTGTCTGCGTTTACTGATCGGGAATGCTGACCTGCAGAGTGCGGTGGACATTCAGGATGGAACTGGCCA GACGCCGCTGATGCTGGCCGTGCTGAGCGGACATACGGACTGCGTGTACTCTCTGCTCAACAAAGGAGCCAATGTAGAAGCCAAAGACAAGtggggccgcacagccctccaccGAGGG GCGGTGACGGGtcatgaggagtgtgtggaggccTTGCTGCAGCACAGTGCCAGTTTCATGGTGCGGGACTGCAAGGGGCGCTCCCCTGTGCACCTGGCGGCAGCCTGCGGTCACGTGGGGGTCCTGGGGGGCCTGCTGCACGCGGCCCAATCCGTGGAGGGCACGCCCGTCATCACGGACCACCAGGGCTACACACCGCTGCACTGGGCCTGTTATAACG GTCACGACACGTGTGTTGAGGTGTTGCTGGAGCAGGAGGTGTTCCACCAGGCCGAGGGGAACCCGTTCAGCCCGCTGCACTGTGCCGT GATCAACGACAACGAGGGGGCAGCCGAGATGTTGATCGACACGCTGGGTCCCGTCATCGTCAACGCCACCGACTCCAAAAACAG GACTCCCCTCCACGCCGCGGCCTTCACCGACCACGCGGAGTGTCTGCAGCTCCTGCTCGGCCAAAACGCCCAGGTGAACAGCGTCGACGCCAGCGGCAAAACCCCACTCATGATGGCGGCCGAGAACGGACAGACCAACGCCGTGG AGCTGCTGGTGAGCAGTGCGAAGGCGGACCTGACGCTACAGGACAGCAGCAGAAACACAGCGCTGCACCTGGCCTGCAGTAag GGACACGAGACCAGTGCCTTGCTGATCTTGGAGAAGATCACAGACAGGAATCTCATTAACTCCACCAACGCAGCTTTGCAAAC gccCCTCCACGTGGCGGCCAGGAACGGACTAACGGTGGTGGTGCAGGAGCTCCTGGCCAAGGGCGCCAGCGTGCTGGCGGTGGACGAAAACG GTTACACGCCCGCCCTGGCCTGCGCCCCCAACAAGGACGTGGCAGACTGCCTCGCCCTCATCCTGGCCACCATGATGCCCGTGTCGGCGGGCAGCGGGCCCACGCCGGCCCTCACCTTCAGCGCCATCAACCACTACACGGGCCCGGCCAAGAGCGTGATGCTGGACAGCCTGCCCGTCCTGCACAGCGAGCACGGATCCTACTGCAGCTTCAACAGCATCGGCCGCCACGACGGCTTCTACAAGGACGAGGAGCTCAACGATTCGGACTCGGAGACGTACTGA